In a single window of the Limnochorda sp. L945t genome:
- a CDS encoding glycerophosphodiester phosphodiesterase family protein — MWDTGIIHGLQQFRSPFLDQWFLAFTNLGTELAYILLIPVVYWGIDRYKGHRLAVIFLLSIWLNGVVKEWMAMPRPEPGVGGILRLAEAAGAGFPSGHAQGSMTLWGWLAIEFPRPWVIALAGLMVAMISLSRLYLGVHFLGDVLGGWALGLLVIAAGAVIFARQPGERWGRGWKMGLAVAVPLLLFPLSPSGTSERALGFLIGLLTADMVALPGIPYGERASAVQHVARSLVGLAGLVGMALLIQRVVPPGLPAVLAYAVAAVWVAVVAPLVFLRTGLASPPRELSERARQRRIPSIASSSRVPVGPYVGIAAVAAVLVAAASAAAPSPVPLTEASRSLWATSAGPLNIAHRGGAGLAPENTLAAFQEGLRWGASYLELDVRPTRDGEVVVLHDERVDRTTDGTGEIASMDLGQAEALDAGYRFSPDGASFPYRGKGVRIPRLEDVLRAFPEARFVVEIKPDDPGFAARVLQAIDAAGARGRVVVASFSDRVLQQVRRDAPGVLTSTGAGEALRMVIMVRLGLGGFWTPPGQVVQVPERQGVLPVVTESLIRVLHRRGVPVHVWTVDDVASMRRLAALGVDGIITDYPDRMASVLSTRAESHGHD; from the coding sequence ATGTGGGATACCGGGATCATCCATGGGCTGCAGCAGTTCCGGTCGCCGTTCCTCGATCAATGGTTCCTGGCGTTCACGAACCTGGGCACCGAGTTGGCCTACATCCTCCTCATCCCGGTGGTGTACTGGGGGATCGACCGGTACAAGGGGCACCGCCTCGCGGTCATCTTCCTGCTGTCGATCTGGCTCAACGGGGTCGTGAAGGAGTGGATGGCCATGCCCCGGCCGGAGCCCGGGGTGGGAGGGATCCTGCGGCTGGCCGAGGCCGCGGGCGCCGGCTTTCCTTCGGGTCACGCCCAGGGAAGCATGACGCTGTGGGGCTGGCTCGCCATCGAGTTCCCCCGCCCTTGGGTCATCGCGCTCGCAGGGTTGATGGTCGCCATGATCTCGCTTTCCCGCCTGTACCTCGGAGTGCACTTCCTGGGGGACGTGCTGGGCGGGTGGGCCCTCGGCCTCCTCGTGATCGCCGCCGGCGCCGTGATCTTCGCCCGGCAGCCCGGGGAGCGATGGGGCCGGGGATGGAAGATGGGGCTGGCCGTGGCCGTGCCGCTCCTGTTGTTCCCCCTCTCCCCCTCCGGCACGTCGGAGCGGGCCCTGGGTTTCCTCATCGGCCTGCTCACCGCCGACATGGTGGCGCTGCCGGGGATCCCGTACGGGGAGCGCGCAAGCGCTGTCCAGCACGTCGCCCGATCGCTGGTGGGGCTGGCGGGGCTCGTGGGAATGGCCCTGCTCATCCAGCGCGTGGTGCCACCCGGCCTTCCCGCCGTCCTCGCCTACGCCGTCGCAGCGGTCTGGGTGGCCGTCGTGGCGCCGCTCGTCTTCCTGCGTACGGGGTTGGCGTCACCTCCCAGGGAGCTCTCCGAGCGCGCCCGCCAGCGGCGTATCCCGAGCATTGCTTCGTCGAGCCGCGTACCCGTCGGACCGTACGTGGGCATCGCGGCCGTGGCGGCGGTGCTGGTGGCGGCGGCGAGCGCAGCGGCCCCGAGCCCCGTCCCTCTCACCGAAGCATCCCGGTCGCTGTGGGCCACTTCGGCAGGTCCCCTCAACATCGCCCATCGCGGCGGCGCGGGCCTCGCGCCGGAAAACACCCTGGCCGCCTTCCAGGAAGGCCTGCGCTGGGGCGCCAGCTACCTGGAACTGGATGTCCGGCCCACCCGAGACGGCGAGGTGGTCGTGCTGCACGACGAGCGGGTCGACCGGACGACGGACGGCACCGGCGAGATCGCCTCCATGGACCTCGGGCAGGCGGAGGCCCTCGACGCCGGGTACCGCTTCAGCCCGGACGGCGCCAGCTTCCCGTATCGCGGCAAGGGAGTGCGCATTCCCCGGCTGGAGGACGTGCTGCGCGCCTTCCCCGAGGCGCGCTTCGTCGTGGAGATCAAGCCGGACGACCCCGGCTTCGCCGCCAGGGTGCTCCAGGCCATCGATGCTGCCGGGGCACGCGGCCGCGTCGTGGTCGCCTCTTTCAGCGACCGGGTGCTCCAGCAGGTGCGCCGGGACGCGCCCGGCGTCCTCACCTCCACCGGTGCCGGCGAGGCGCTGCGTATGGTGATCATGGTAAGGTTGGGCCTGGGCGGTTTCTGGACACCGCCGGGCCAGGTGGTACAGGTACCGGAGCGACAGGGGGTCCTTCCCGTCGTGACGGAGAGCTTGATCCGCGTCCTGCACCGGCGTGGCGTACCGGTCCACGTCTGGACCGTCGACGACGTCGCCTCCATGCGCCGGCTGGCCGCGTTGGGAGTGGACGGCATCATCACCGACTACCCGGATCGCATGGCCTCGGTCCTCTCCACCCGGGCGGAGAGCCATGGTCACGATTAG